A region from the Melioribacteraceae bacterium 4301-Me genome encodes:
- the rplV gene encoding 50S ribosomal protein L22 yields MEAKATHKYIGSSPRKMRLLIDLIRGKSVSEAIEILHFSPKHASKNAEKVLRSAVSNLMNKDESNKHDISELFIKEAYVNVGPTLKRISPAPMGRAYRIRKRSNHVTIVVATKS; encoded by the coding sequence ATGGAAGCTAAAGCTACACATAAGTATATTGGTTCTTCCCCACGAAAGATGAGATTGTTAATTGATTTAATACGTGGTAAATCAGTATCAGAAGCTATTGAAATTTTACACTTTTCTCCAAAACATGCTTCAAAAAACGCTGAAAAAGTATTACGCTCTGCAGTTTCAAATTTGATGAACAAAGATGAAAGCAACAAACATGATATTTCAGAATTATTTATTAAAGAAGCTTACGTGAATGTAGGTCCTACCTTAAAAAGAATTTCACCTGCTCCAATGGGTAGAGCCTACAGAATAAGAAAAAGATCAAATCATGTTACAATTGTAGTAGCAACAAAAAGTTAA